The Thermomonospora amylolytica sequence CCGCATCACCACCTGGGTCGACACGTCGGCGGGCCTGAGCCCCAGCTTCTCGGCGACGTACCGCTCGACGGCCGGGTCGATGTTGGAGTACGTGCCCACGGCCCCGGAGATGGCCATCACGCCCACGGACTCGCGCGCCCGCCGCAGCCGGTCCCGCGACCTGGCCATCGCGAACGCGAAGTCCGCCACCCGGTGCCCCCACACGTCCGGCTCGCCGTGGATGCCGTGCGTACGGCCGACCCGCAACGTGTTCCGGTGCTCCAGGGCGTGGTCGCGCAGCACCGCCACCAGCCGGTCGGCCTTCTCCAGCAGGATGTCGGTGGCCTCGACCAACTGCACCGCCAGCGCAGTGTCCAGCAGGTCCGACGACGTCATGCCGAAGTGCACGTACGCGGCGGCCTCGCGCGGCTCGGTGTTGTCGGCCCAGGCGGTCAGGAACGCGATCACGTCGTGCTGGGTGACGGCCTCGATCTCGTGCACCCGTTCCGGGGTGGGCGGCGGGGCCTTGCGGATGGGCTCCACCACGTCGGCCGGGATGGTCCCCGCCGCCGCGTGGGCCTCGACCACGAGGGTCTCCACCTGGCACCACAGCTCGTACTTGTGCGCGTCGCTCCAGACGCGCCCCATCTCCGGAAGGGTGTACCGCTCAATCACACGAGGGAGTCTATGGGGAGGTCATGCCCGCTTTGATGGGCGGAGTCCCCCCGCCGTCAGTCGGCCACGAAGAGGGCCCTGACGACCAGGAAGCCGCTGGTCGCGCTGAAGTTGACGTAGTAGTTCAGGCCGCCGCCCTCGTAGTAGTAGAAGCAGTGGTAGGCGTACGGCCCCGAGGGGGTGCGCCGGCAGTCGCGATTCGGGGTCAGCAGGCTGGCCGGCGGGAAGCCGAACACGTAGTCCACCGTGGCGGCGTTGGCCGCGCGCAGTGCGTCCGTCCGGTCGTTGCGTCGGCGCGCCTGGGCCAGGTGCTCGATGGCCGCGACGGGAGAGGCGAAGCGGATCGCCCCGGGAGTCGGGGTGGGCGTACCGGCCTCGGGGGTCGGCGCGCCGGGGGCGGGTGAAGAGGGCGTGACCGGGGTGGGCGCGCCGGGCTCGCTGGGCGGAGGGGCGGTCGAGGGGCCGGACTCGGTGGGCGGTGCCGGCTCGGGGGTACCCGGCCGATCGTCGCCGGGGGACGCGGTGACCGAGGCGGAAGGGGAGCCGCCGGGACGGCCGGGCTCGCCCCCGGGAAGGCATCCAGTGACAGTGATGACACAGAGAGTGACGGCGGCGGTGATGGCGACGAGGGGGCGAATCCGCGGCATGGGGGATATGCCTTTCTTGAGGCGTTAGGCGGCCCTATCGGGCCGTATGTCGAGTGAGATGCCGGTGGCGGATTCCGGGTTCGCCTCACACCGACGTTCGCCTGCGCCGACGCCGGACCCGGGCGGGCCTCAGGTCGTCGTGAGGCGGCCGACGAGGTCGTGCCAGCCAGCCTCCAGACGCTCCAGGGACATGCCGCGGCGGGTGAGGAGGTGGTGGACGAGGGAGATGTCCAGATAGCCCAGCAGGGTGTGGGCCAGCAGGTTCAGGTCGCCGCGCGCTCCGGCCTGGCGCAGCAGCACCAGCGCGTGGGTGAGGCGGAAGTCGTAGGCGGGGCTGGCGTAGCGGCGGGCGGAGTCGGCGCCGGCGGCCAGGTAGATGTCCCGGTTCTCGTGTTCATGGCGGAGGACGGCCGGTCCGAACGCGTGGAGGCGGTCGAGGGCGGGCGCGCCGGGGCCCACGGGGGGCGGGCCGGTGAGAAACGAGGTCTGGAGCTGCCGTTCGCGGTGGTCCAGCAGGGCCAGCATCAGCCCGGCGCGGTCGCCGAACCGGCGGAAGACGGTGCCCTTGCCGACCTGGGCGGCCGTGGCGACGGCCTCCATGGTCAGGTTGGCGGCCCCGTGCTCGGCGGCCAGGCGGGCGGCGGCCTCCAGCAGGCGGGTGCGGTTGCGGGCGGCGTCGGCCCGCAACCGGGGCGGTGCGCCGATGGGGGTGAGGACCACCCTGGTCCGTCCGCCCGGGGCTTCGGAGAGGGCGGGCAGGGGCGGCAGGGGCGTGGTCATGACCACAGCCTAACCCCGGGGTGGAATAAACGGACCTCAGTCCGGTTGTATGCTGTCGAACACGCTAAGCGGACTGCGGTCCGCTTGGTTCGGACTGCTCGTTTCACCAGGGAGAACCCGTCATGACCGTCCGCGTCCTCGCACTCGTCGGAAGCCTGCGCGCCGGTTCCCACAACCGCCGTCTCGCCGAGACCGCCGTCCGCCTCGCCCCCGAGAACGTCCGGATCAGCCTGTACGAGGGCCTGGGCGAGCTGCCCTTCTACAACGAGGACATCGACACCGAGGCCGCCCTGCCCGAGCAGGCCGCCCGGATCCGCTCCGCCGCCGCCGAGGCCGACGCGCTGCTGCTCTTCTCGCCCGAGTACAACGGGACCATGCCGGCGGTGCTGAAGAACGCCATCGACTGGCTGTCCCGCCCGTACGGCGCCGGCGCGATCCACGGCAAGCCGGTCGCCGTGGCCGGCACCGCCTTCGGCCGGTACGGCGGCGTGTGGGCGCAGGAGGAGATCCGCAAGGCCGCGGGCATCGCCGGGGCCACCGTCCTGGACGACGTGAAGCTGGCCATCCCCGACTCGATCAACCGCTTCGCCGCCGCCCACCCCGCCGACGACCCCGAGGTCGTGGAGGGCCTGACCAAGGTCATCGACCGCCTGGCCGCCGAGATCTCCGCCGCCAAGGCCGCCTGACCGGTCACGGCGGCACCCGGCCCCGGCCGGCGGCACGCGATCCGCTAGCGTACCGATCCGGCCGGGACCGGCCGCGAACGCGTGGATGAGGGGGCCGCCCTGTGGACGTCGGCGTGATCGGGCAGGCGGCCGGGCTGTTCGCCGTCACCAACGTCGACGACATCGTGATCCTGGCGCTGTTCTTCGCGCGGAGCGCGGGGCGTCGCGGGGCGGGACTGCGGATCACCGCCGGGCAGTACCTCGGCTTCCTCGCGATCCTCGCGGTCGCCGTTCCGGCGGCGTTCGGGGCCACCCTCCTGCCCGGGAGCGCCATCGGCTACCTGGGGCTGCTGCCGCTCGCCCTCGGGCTCAGGGCGGCCTGGCGGACATGGCGGGAACGCGACGGCGACGGTGAGGACGACACGCCGGTCGCGCGGGGCGGACCCGGGCCGCTGGAGGTCGCCGCCGTCACGTTCGCCAACGGCGGCGACAACATCGGCGTCTACGTGCCGGTCTTCGCCACCGCGGGCACCGACGCGATGGGCGTGTACGCGGCGGTGTTCCTGATCCTGGTCGCGGTGTGGTGCGCGGCCGGGCGGTTCCTAGCCACCCGGCCGTTCGTCGCCGGTGCCCTCAGCCGATGGGGGCACATCGCGCTGCCGGTGGTCCTGATCGCCCTCGGCCTGGTCATCCTGGCCGAGGGCGGGGCCTTCGGGCTCTAGCCCAGCCGCGTGGCCTTGAGGGCGATGTCGGTGCGGTGGTGCGACCCGCGCAGCCGGATCCGGCCCACGGCCTCGTAGGCGGTGTCGCGGGCGGCGGCCAGGTCCGGGCCGGTGCCGACGACGTTCAGGACCCGCCCGCCGTTGGCGACCAGGACGCCGTCCTCGTTCACCTTGGTGCCCGCGTGCAGCACGTACGCGCCCTCGACGGCGGCGGCCTCCTCCAGGCCGGTAATGGGGTCGCCCTTGACGGGGCTCTCCGGGTAACCCTCCGCCGCCACCACGACCGTCACCGCCGCCCCCGGGCGCCACTCCAGCCGCTGGTCGGGCACCAGCCCGCCGATGGCGCACGACTGCAGCAGCCCGCCCAGCGGGGTCGCCAGCCGGTCCAGCACCACCTGGGTCTCCGGGTCGCCGAACCGCGCGTTGAACTCCACGACCCGCACGCCCTTGGAGGTCAGCGCCAGCCCCGCGTACAGGACGCCGACATACGGGGTCTCCCGGCGGCGCAGCTCCGCGATGGTGGGCTGGACGACGGTGGCCATCACCTCGTCCACCAGGCCCTCCGGCGCCCACGGCAGCGGGGTGTACGCCCCCATGCCGCCGGTGTTGGGGCCCTCGTCGCCGTCGTAGGCCCGCTTGAAGTCCTGCGCGGGCATCAGCGGGACGGCCGTGTTCCCGTCGCTGAGGGCGAACAGCGACACCTCCGGCCCGTCCAGGTAGTCCTCGATCACCACCCGGCCGCAGGCCCGTGCGTGCCGGACCGCCAGCTCCCGGTCCTCGGTGACGACCACGCCCTTCCCGGCGGCCAGCCCGTCGTCCTTGACCACGTACGGCGGGCCGAACTCCTCGAGCGCCTCGTTCACCTGGTCGTCCGTCGTGCACACCCGCGCATCGGCGGTCGGCACGCCCGCCGCCGCCATGACCTCCTTGGCGAACGCCTTGGACCCCTCGATCCGCGCCGCCGCCCGGTCCGGGCCGAACACCAGCACGCCGTTGCGGCGCAGCGCGTCGGCCACCCCGGCGATCAGCGGCGCCTCCGGGCCGATCACCACCAGCTCCGGGCGCAGCCGGGCGGCCAGCTCGGTCACCGCCACCGGATCGGACGGGTCGATCACATGGTTGTCGGCGAACGCCTGCGTGCCCGGGTTGCCGGGGGCCACGTGCAGGTCGGTGACGGCGGGGTCGAGATGCAGGGCGCGGGCGATGGCGTGTTCGCGCCCACCGGAGCCGAGGACGAGGATGCGCACGTCGGACGAGCCTAGCGGGCCGCGGCGCGCGGTCCGTGCGACGCCCGTGACAAACCGGCCGAACACCGGGTTCCGCCGGGTTGCGTCGTGTATGAATGCTTGTGCTGAGACGGGCGCCACAGCGCGGCGCGCCAACCGCCGCCAGGAACAGGGCGTCTTTCCCTGTGGTTGGTAACCTTTTGAGGTTGTGCCCTGACGCCGTTGCACGAAGGGAGGTGGTCGGGATGAGTCCTGGTGATCCTTGCAGTACGGCAGAGATCCCTCACAGTCCGAGCGTGACCGTTCATCCGTCCGCCTTTGTCCGGCGTCCGGCCGCAGCCCTCGTGCGCTCCCTCCGCTGAACGCGTAGGTCGAGCGCGCCCTGCGTGCTCGCGGCCGGCGGGAAGGAGCACTTCCGATGGCCATGACTCGCGTTCGCCCCCGCCGGGCGACGATGGCGCTGTTCAAGCCGCTGGCCCGGCCGAGCCGTACCGCCCCCGAATCCATCCCCGAGCCGCGCAGTTCCGCGGTCATCGACTGGGCCGCCTACATCGACGGGCAGCGCGTCGACACCGAGACCGTCGCCGACGCGGTGCGCCTGGTCCGCGACGGCGAGCTCGCCGACAACGGCAACGGCATGGGCTTCGTGTGGATCGGCCTGCACGAGCCCGACGCCGCCGAGCTGGAGCGCCTGGCCCCCGTCTTCGGCCTGCACCCGCTGGCGGTCGAGGACGCCATCCACGCCCACCAGCGGCCCAAGCTCGAGCGGTACGACGACGTCCAGTTCTTCGTGATGAAGACGGTCGGGCTGGTCGACCGGCACGACGGCGACGTGGTGGAGACCGGCGAGATCATGATCTTCTGCGGCCCCGACTTCGTGGTCACCGTCCGCCACGGCCGCCACGGCGACCTGCGCCGCGTCCGCCGCCGCCTGGAGGCCGACCCCGGCCGCCTCAACCTTGGCCCGACCGCCGTCGTGCACGCCATCGTGGACCACGTCGTGGACGGCTACATGTGCGTCGCCGAGGCCGTCCAGGACGACATCGACGAGGTCGAGGAGGCCGTCTTCTCCCCCGGCCGGACCGACGAGTCCCGCCGCATCTACCGCCTCAAGCGCGAGGTCATCCAGCTCAAGCGCGCCGTCGGCCCCCTCGCCGGGCCGCTGCGCAGCCTGGCCGGCCGCCGTTTCGTACCGCCGGAGATCAAGGAGTACCTGCGCGACGTGGAGGACCACCTGACCCGCGTCCGCGACCAGGTCGAGTCCTACGACGAACTGCTCAACCCCATCCTCCAGGCGCACATGACCCAGGTGACGGTCGCCGACAACCAGGACATGCGCCGGATCTCCGCCTGGGGCGCCATCATCATGCTCCCCACCGCCGTCACCGGCGTGTACGGGATGAACTTCGACAACATGCCCGCCCTGCACACCGAGTGGGGCTACGTGGCGGTCTTGGCCGTCATCGCCGTCATGTGCCTGGCCCTGCACCGCGGCTTCCGTAAGAACGGCTGGCTGTGACGGGTTCCCCGGCGCCGGGGACCCCGTTTCCGCGGGAACGCGCCTCCGGACCGTCGTGGCGGAGCACAGGAGCGGTGGGGGGCACGACGCGGACGGCCGTCCCGTTCCCCTCGAAGGGGCGTGCTCAGGGCAGGTAGGCCGGGGTGCAGGACTCGGGCAGCGGCAGGCCGTAGGCGGTGAGGACCCGGCGGAGGCGGTCGGGGTAGTCGGTGACGATGGCGTCGACGCCGTACTCGACGAAGCGGGCCATGTCGGCGGGGTCGTTCACCGTCCAGACGGCGACCGGGAGGCCCAGGCCGTGGGCGTCGTGGACCAGTTGCGAGGTCACCAGGTGGTACTCGGGGGACAGGATGCCCGCGCCGACGGCGACCGCGGCGGCGGCGGGGTCCTCGGGGGACAGGCCGGCCAGCCACTCGGTGCCGGGGACGAGGGTCTTGCGCTCGACCAGGGCGACCCGGGTGGCCTGCGGGGCCTGCCGGTGCGCCTCGACCAGCACCCGCCAGTCGAACGCCAGCAGCCGGGACCGGGACAGCAGGGCGAAGTCGTCCAGGACCTCGGCGACGGCGGCGACGAAACGGCGGATCTCGTCGTCCGGCCAGCCCGGATCGGTCTTGAGCTCGACCGCCGGGCGGACGGCGGGCAGGCCGTGCAGCAGGCCGCAGACCTCGGCGAGGGTCGGCACGCGCGTGCCGGGCATCGGCAACTGGGTGAGGACGAACGGGTCGGAGTCCTGGCCGGGACCGAGCCGCCGCATCCCCGCGTCCACGGTCTTGACCTGGGCGAGGGTCAGGTCGCGGATGTCGCGGCCCACATAGGGGAACAGCGGGTCGCCGGGGACCGCCGGAGCGGTGTCGGTGGCGGTGACCGCGGACAGCGACTGGTCGTGGTTGACGACCACCACCCCGTCGGCGGTGAGACCCACGTCCAGCTCGACGGCGTCCACGCCGAGCCGGAGGGCGTGCGCGAAACCGGGGAGCGTGTTCTCCGGCCGCAGCCCGCGCGCCCCCCGATGCCCGTGCACCTCGACGCGTCCGTTCAGCAAGGTCACGCCGGGAACGTTACGAGGAGTGACCAAACGTCCCCCGATCCCGTGGTTACGACCTCACCAACGGCCGCTGGCGTCAGCGTAGCGGCATCGCCGAGGTGACCACGGGCGATTCACGGCACAGGGCGACAAAGTGGCGCACGCCACACCCGGGCGTGATCGCTACTCTCCGTGACGAACCTGGAGGGCGGTGTGCCGGGCCGCCAGACCGCCGGCCGTGATGTGCCGAGCGTGTTCGGCGAAGGCGGCCACGAGCCGGTCCCGGCGCCGCCGTTCCTCGCGCGGACGGCCGGTGAGGCGCGGTCAGACCAGGGGACGGATCGAGAGGGTCTGCTCGCGGCCCGGGCCGACGCCGATGGCGGAGATCTGCGCGCCGGACATCTCCTCGATGGCGCGGACGTAGGTCTGGGCGTTCGGCGGGAGGTCCTCGAAGGTCTTGGCGCCGGAGATGTCCTCCTGCCAGCCGTCCAGGTACTCCAGGATCGGCTTGGCGTGGTGGAACTCGGTCTGCGACGGCGGCATCTCGTCGTGCTGCACGCCGTCGACGTCGTAGGCCACGCAGACCGGGATCCGCTCCAGGCCCGACAGCACGTCCAGCTTGGTCAGGAAGTAGTCGGTGATGCCGTTCACCCGGGTGGCGTAGCGGGCGATCACCGCGTCGAACCAGCCGCAGCGGCGGTCCCGGCCGGTGGTCACCCCGTACTCGCCGCCGGTCTTGCGCAGGTACTCGCCCATCTCGTCGGTCAGCTCGGTGGGGAACGGCCCGGAGCCGACCCGGGTGGTGTACGCCTTGAGGATCCCGATCACCCGGCTGATCTTGGTGGGGCCGATGCCGGAGCCCGCGCAGGCGCCGCCCGCGGTGGGGCTGGAGGAGGTGACGAACGGGTAGGTGCCGTGGTCGATGTCCAGCAGGGTGCCCTGGGCGCCCTCCAGCAGCACGACCTTGCCCTCGTCCAGCGCCCGGTTCAGGACCAGGGTGGTGTCGGCGACGTACGGGCGCAGCCGCTCCCCGTACCGCAGGTACTCCTCCACCACCGGGCCGGTCTCGATCCGCCGCCGGTTGTAGACCTTGGTGAGGACCTGGTTCTTCTCGCGCAGCGCCAGGTCCAGCTTCTGCATCAGGATGCCCTCGTCGAACAGGTCCTGCACCCGGATGCCCATCCGGTTGATCTTGTCGGCGTAGGCCGGGCCGATGCCGCGCCCGGTGGTGCCGATCCGGGCCTTGCCCAGGTACCGCTCGGTGACCTTGTCCAGCGCCCGGTGGTGGGGCATGATCAGGTGCGCGTCGGCCGAGATCAGCAGCCGCTCGCAGGAGACGCCGCGCTCGGCCAGCCCGTCGATCTCGCCGAGCAGCACGCCGGGGTCGATCACCACCCCGTTGCCGATCACCGGGATCACGTCCGGGGACAGCACCCCCGACGGCAGCAGGTGCAGCGCGTAGCTCTTGTCGCCGATGACGACGGTGTGGCCGGCGTTGTTACCGCCCTGGTAACGAACGACGTAGTCGACGTCCCCGCCGAGCAGGTCCGTGGCCTTGCCCTTGCCCTCGTCTCCCCACTGGGCGCCGACAAGCACGATGGCAGGCATCAGGTCATCTCCTTCAAGCGGCTGTGCGGTGGCCGGGGGTACGCTGCGGCCCCTGCATGTCCGCACCACCGGGGAGTCCGGCGAGGGCGCTGGCAGGCATCAGGGGAATCTCCTCCGCGGCACACCGGCGGCGGCCACATCCCTCTCACGACGAAGGCCCCTGTGCGCAAGCGCGAAGGGGCCTCTTGCAGGCAAATCGTACCTGCTTCTTTGTGGGGGGGCGACCCCCCACGCCCCCCGCGCGCGGATCCGCGCATCCTCGCCGACCCCGGCTCCGCTCGCCTGGCGGCTCGCTGCGCCGTGGTCGGCTGCGGTGCCCGGACCGCGCTCGATCGGCCGGAGCTCCGCCTGGGGGCTCCGCTCCGGCCGATCGAGGAGTGGCCTGTCTCGAGTTGTTGTGGAAGTCCTGGGGGCTCCGCCCCCAGACCCCCGCCGGATTATCGGGTCGCTGGCGCTCCGGGCTCTACCCCTGGAGGAGACGGGTGAACCGTTGGGTGAGGAGTCGGTCGACCCGGGGGACCGTCGGTCAGGAGGGGCGGTCGGCGGACTCCAGGGTGTCGGCGGCCTCGGCGCTGCTGTCGCGCAGGAAGGTGCGGCAGCGTTCGGCCTCCTCGGTCTCGCCGATCGCGGCGGCGGCGCGGCCCAGGGCGTGCAGGGCGCGCAGGAAGCCGCGGTTGGGCTCGTGCTCCCACGGGATCGGGCCGTGGCCCTTCCAGCCGGCGCGGCGCAACTGGTCCAGGCCGCGGTGGTAGCCGGTCCGCGCGTACGCGTAGGACTCGATCACGTTCTTGTTCTCGAACGCGCGGTCGGCCAGGGCCGCCCAGGCCGCCGAGTAGGTCGGGTGCTTGGCGGCGACCTCGACCGGGTCCACGCCGTTCTCCAGAGCCTCTCGGGCTTCGGGGTTGTCCGGAAGTTCGGTGGGCGGCGGTCCGCCGAGCAGGTTCTGGCTCATGCCGTCATCGTAGTTCGCCCCGGCCGTTCCGCCTGTTCAGGTGGCGGGCGTGGTCGGGCGGTCTGTGCCCGTGCGCCGATGGAGCGCTCTAGGCGGCGGTCGGGGCGAGCGGGAGGCGGAAGATCGCCGAGCCGTCCTCGTACGACGGCCGGGCGAGGGGCCAGCCGGTGTGGACGGCGGACAGGGCGGCGCGGTTCTCCAGGAGGACGTCGGCGCCGAACGCGGTGATGCCCCGCCGGGCGGCCATGCGGGCCAGGCAGCCGACCAGGAGACGGCCCACGCCGTGGTGCTGCCAGGGGTCGGTGACCAGGACCGCCAGTTCGGCGCGGTGCGGGTCGGCGCGGTCGCGGACGTACTCGGCGATGCCCACGATGTCGTCGTCGAGCAGGGCCGCCAGCGCCTCGTGGTTCCAGTGGTCGAGGCGGTCCAGCCTGCGGACGTACGTCTCGGGGATGTACGGGGTCCCGGTGAAGAACCGGGTGAACAGGCTGGCCGTGGACAGCCGTGCCGACATGCGGCGCAGCCGGGGCGCGTCGGTGATGCCGTACGGGCGGACCCGCACGTCCTCCAGCCGGAGGTGATCGCCCTCTCCATTGAGTTGCGTCATGAAACCCATTGGACCGCATGTGGGTTGCTTCAAGCAACCCTTGAGGGGTGCGAGGTGCGACATGTCCGTGAACGGTTTCGTCCCCGCCCGGCGGGATCCGGGCGGGGTCAGCGGGCGCCGGGGCCGGGGTGGGCCTCCACGTCGGTGGGGCCCAGAGGGGCGCCGCAGGAGTCGCAGGTCAGGCGTTCGGTGAGGGCGCCGTCGCAACCGCGGTGGCGGACCACGACGGGCGGGCCGTCGGCGGCGTAGTAGCGGTCGCCCCACTTGAGGAGGGTCATGATGGTGGGCCAGAGTTCGACGCCCTTGCGGGTCAGGCGGTACTCGTGGCGCTCGGGGCGTTCGGAGTAGCGGTGCTTGCGCAGGATGCCCTCGTCGCACAACCGGTTCAGGCGGTCGGTCAGGACGTTGCGGGCGACGCCCAGATGCTCGGTGAAGTCGTCGAAGCGCCGCACCCCCTCGAACGCGCTGCGGATCACCAGCAGCGTCCAGCGATCCCCGACGACCTCCAGGGCGCGGGCGATCGAGCAGTTCTGCGTCTCGTAGGTGCGCGGCAACACGCTATGAGGCTACCCGCGTTGCGTGACAAAACTCCTTTGTCGCGCGGACGGAACGGCGACGGCCGTGACCGCCCCGGACGGGGCGCGTCACGGCCGTGTGGGACGGGCGGGCGTTACTTGAGCTTCTTGCCCGCCGACATCAGGTCCTCGCAGGCGGTGACCACGCGGGCGGCCATGCCGGCCTCGGCGGCCTTGCCGTACGAGCGCGGGTCGTACTGCTTCTTGTTGCCGACCTCGCCGTCGACCTTCAGCACGCCGTCGTAGTTGCGGAACATGTGGTCGGCGATCGGGCGGGTGAACGCGTACTGGGTGTCGGTGTCGATGTTCATCTTGACGACGCCGTAGGACACCGCCTGGCGGATCTCCTCCAGCGAGGAGCCCGAGCCGCCGTGGAACACCAGGTCGAACGGCTTGTCCTTGCCGTACTTGGCGCCGACCGCCTCCTGGATCTCCTTGAGCACCTCCGG is a genomic window containing:
- a CDS encoding DUF3151 domain-containing protein; the encoded protein is MSQNLLGGPPPTELPDNPEAREALENGVDPVEVAAKHPTYSAAWAALADRAFENKNVIESYAYARTGYHRGLDQLRRAGWKGHGPIPWEHEPNRGFLRALHALGRAAAAIGETEEAERCRTFLRDSSAEAADTLESADRPS
- a CDS encoding cadmium resistance transporter, encoding MDVGVIGQAAGLFAVTNVDDIVILALFFARSAGRRGAGLRITAGQYLGFLAILAVAVPAAFGATLLPGSAIGYLGLLPLALGLRAAWRTWRERDGDGEDDTPVARGGPGPLEVAAVTFANGGDNIGVYVPVFATAGTDAMGVYAAVFLILVAVWCAAGRFLATRPFVAGALSRWGHIALPVVLIALGLVILAEGGAFGL
- the purD gene encoding phosphoribosylamine--glycine ligase — protein: MRILVLGSGGREHAIARALHLDPAVTDLHVAPGNPGTQAFADNHVIDPSDPVAVTELAARLRPELVVIGPEAPLIAGVADALRRNGVLVFGPDRAAARIEGSKAFAKEVMAAAGVPTADARVCTTDDQVNEALEEFGPPYVVKDDGLAAGKGVVVTEDRELAVRHARACGRVVIEDYLDGPEVSLFALSDGNTAVPLMPAQDFKRAYDGDEGPNTGGMGAYTPLPWAPEGLVDEVMATVVQPTIAELRRRETPYVGVLYAGLALTSKGVRVVEFNARFGDPETQVVLDRLATPLGGLLQSCAIGGLVPDQRLEWRPGAAVTVVVAAEGYPESPVKGDPITGLEEAAAVEGAYVLHAGTKVNEDGVLVANGGRVLNVVGTGPDLAAARDTAYEAVGRIRLRGSHHRTDIALKATRLG
- a CDS encoding glycerophosphodiester phosphodiesterase family protein produces the protein MTLLNGRVEVHGHRGARGLRPENTLPGFAHALRLGVDAVELDVGLTADGVVVVNHDQSLSAVTATDTAPAVPGDPLFPYVGRDIRDLTLAQVKTVDAGMRRLGPGQDSDPFVLTQLPMPGTRVPTLAEVCGLLHGLPAVRPAVELKTDPGWPDDEIRRFVAAVAEVLDDFALLSRSRLLAFDWRVLVEAHRQAPQATRVALVERKTLVPGTEWLAGLSPEDPAAAAVAVGAGILSPEYHLVTSQLVHDAHGLGLPVAVWTVNDPADMARFVEYGVDAIVTDYPDRLRRVLTAYGLPLPESCTPAYLP
- a CDS encoding TetR/AcrR family transcriptional regulator produces the protein MTTPLPPLPALSEAPGGRTRVVLTPIGAPPRLRADAARNRTRLLEAAARLAAEHGAANLTMEAVATAAQVGKGTVFRRFGDRAGLMLALLDHRERQLQTSFLTGPPPVGPGAPALDRLHAFGPAVLRHEHENRDIYLAAGADSARRYASPAYDFRLTHALVLLRQAGARGDLNLLAHTLLGYLDISLVHHLLTRRGMSLERLEAGWHDLVGRLTTT
- the purB gene encoding adenylosuccinate lyase, with product MIERYTLPEMGRVWSDAHKYELWCQVETLVVEAHAAAGTIPADVVEPIRKAPPPTPERVHEIEAVTQHDVIAFLTAWADNTEPREAAAYVHFGMTSSDLLDTALAVQLVEATDILLEKADRLVAVLRDHALEHRNTLRVGRTHGIHGEPDVWGHRVADFAFAMARSRDRLRRARESVGVMAISGAVGTYSNIDPAVERYVAEKLGLRPADVSTQVVMRDGISEWVSALAIMATVCEAIALEVRHGQRTEVRELWEPFGKGQKGSSAMPHKKNPILSERLAGMARIVRAQVVPVLEGIPLWHERDISHSSTERIALPDASIALDYMLNLTIRLMSGLVVDTARMRANLDSTGGLIYTSTVLLELVEMGMSRDDQAYPLVQKAAMETWETGVPFRETLRRHAAEAGLTLDEARLDEVCRPERFVERLGPVFDRVAALT
- a CDS encoding winged helix-turn-helix transcriptional regulator, which translates into the protein MLPRTYETQNCSIARALEVVGDRWTLLVIRSAFEGVRRFDDFTEHLGVARNVLTDRLNRLCDEGILRKHRYSERPERHEYRLTRKGVELWPTIMTLLKWGDRYYAADGPPVVVRHRGCDGALTERLTCDSCGAPLGPTDVEAHPGPGAR
- a CDS encoding magnesium and cobalt transport protein CorA, whose product is MTRVRPRRATMALFKPLARPSRTAPESIPEPRSSAVIDWAAYIDGQRVDTETVADAVRLVRDGELADNGNGMGFVWIGLHEPDAAELERLAPVFGLHPLAVEDAIHAHQRPKLERYDDVQFFVMKTVGLVDRHDGDVVETGEIMIFCGPDFVVTVRHGRHGDLRRVRRRLEADPGRLNLGPTAVVHAIVDHVVDGYMCVAEAVQDDIDEVEEAVFSPGRTDESRRIYRLKREVIQLKRAVGPLAGPLRSLAGRRFVPPEIKEYLRDVEDHLTRVRDQVESYDELLNPILQAHMTQVTVADNQDMRRISAWGAIIMLPTAVTGVYGMNFDNMPALHTEWGYVAVLAVIAVMCLALHRGFRKNGWL
- a CDS encoding NAD(P)H-dependent oxidoreductase; this translates as MTVRVLALVGSLRAGSHNRRLAETAVRLAPENVRISLYEGLGELPFYNEDIDTEAALPEQAARIRSAAAEADALLLFSPEYNGTMPAVLKNAIDWLSRPYGAGAIHGKPVAVAGTAFGRYGGVWAQEEIRKAAGIAGATVLDDVKLAIPDSINRFAAAHPADDPEVVEGLTKVIDRLAAEISAAKAA
- a CDS encoding adenylosuccinate synthase; protein product: MPAIVLVGAQWGDEGKGKATDLLGGDVDYVVRYQGGNNAGHTVVIGDKSYALHLLPSGVLSPDVIPVIGNGVVIDPGVLLGEIDGLAERGVSCERLLISADAHLIMPHHRALDKVTERYLGKARIGTTGRGIGPAYADKINRMGIRVQDLFDEGILMQKLDLALREKNQVLTKVYNRRRIETGPVVEEYLRYGERLRPYVADTTLVLNRALDEGKVVLLEGAQGTLLDIDHGTYPFVTSSSPTAGGACAGSGIGPTKISRVIGILKAYTTRVGSGPFPTELTDEMGEYLRKTGGEYGVTTGRDRRCGWFDAVIARYATRVNGITDYFLTKLDVLSGLERIPVCVAYDVDGVQHDEMPPSQTEFHHAKPILEYLDGWQEDISGAKTFEDLPPNAQTYVRAIEEMSGAQISAIGVGPGREQTLSIRPLV
- a CDS encoding GNAT family N-acetyltransferase, with protein sequence MTQLNGEGDHLRLEDVRVRPYGITDAPRLRRMSARLSTASLFTRFFTGTPYIPETYVRRLDRLDHWNHEALAALLDDDIVGIAEYVRDRADPHRAELAVLVTDPWQHHGVGRLLVGCLARMAARRGITAFGADVLLENRAALSAVHTGWPLARPSYEDGSAIFRLPLAPTAA